The Sesamum indicum cultivar Zhongzhi No. 13 linkage group LG6, S_indicum_v1.0, whole genome shotgun sequence genomic interval AAAACACACTGTGCTCTTTTCCATAATTTAATGATGGATTACCATTTAAATTATCATCCAACTTTTAGATTAAAATGTTGTTTTGAATTAGCATTTTAATCCATGTCAATTACAACAATCCCTATTAATCCATAGATTAGGATTTTTCCTCAAACTATCCTAACTTGCTTTCAACAATaatacttttcaattttaactatcgttttaattatttaatattagcCGTCATCGAGTCAAATGGAACTATGCCTGAATAGCcatttattattgacaaattCCTTACAGTTCTTAAGGCATATGATAGTGATAGTAATAGGATAGCTAAAAACTTCGGTAGGCGTTGGTTTACAAACTTCTTACACCACTTCTTTTATTATCTGAATATTTGTGACTTCTTTCACAAATCCTTTTAGAACAGCTTCTGTTTcgattttgtttaaaaataattagatggtaatatttttatttaaatttacaaaaattatttattcataattttctaatctCATAATTGTTTTGCTCCCGAAATTTGTAAAAGTAGTCACAACTTTACCTCCCGCCCAAGAAATTCTCTCTTGCGGAAGGGGTCATCTTCCGGCAGTCAGACTCTCTCTAAGCGAGTATAAAGCCTCTATAAATCCCTGAGATCTCCAAGTTCCGAAGAACATAGAAAGATTTGAAGAAAAGAAGGGGATAGAAACACTAATCTGCTCCAATCCAATTGAAAAATTTCCCTTCATCCGAATTTCAATCGGGGAAACGAGAAAGGAGGGGGGGATTCAAGGAATGGGCATAATAAAGAGCAGCTTCTCATTTATAGTGGGTACAACATTTGGAGTGTATGTAGCTCAAAATTACAATGTTCCCAACGTGCGGAAGCTCTTCAACACTGGCCTTCTGATTGCCAAGCACATTGAAGAGAATTACCGAAAGCCCAAGAAACGTGACGACGATGATTAGAGGCCCTTGCTTTGTCCTTGGTTTATTATTTGAGGACGCCTACTAGATGTTTGTAGAAAGGcctgttaatttcttttaacttGTAGAAACCCTATTGAAGGAACCGTTTTGCTGTTTATAAATAGGACTTTTAAGTTCGAGAAAATTGAGGTCTAGAAAGGTCGGCGTTTACTACTGATTTTGTTAACTATTTGAGGATCAATCAATGGAAATTCTGAGAGAATTGATGTTAGATCAGATACTTTTTGTAGTTTAGAACATAAACAGTTCATGGGTTGCTGTTATGCATTTTGAGTTTCCCATGGAGAATCgtttttaaatcaataaattggGATCCTTGGAATGGGTATCTGCAAAAGTTGCAGGAGTAAGCTACGATATTTCATGTTTTTCCatttatgttttgtttcaTTGCTGTGCTTGTGATAACCTGGAATCCTTGGAATGTTTGGTTGCAACTTGCAGCGGCAAGCTAAGATTGGTCTTGTGTTATCTGTTGTTTCATGACTGAGCTCCTGATAAGTTGTGCTTATGGACACAGAAAAGCTTCTGTTGTTACTTTTGCATGCCAGTTTAACACGATAGTTTCTTTGCCAATAAGCAATATGATCCCACTTATTGGAGATACAAACTGCCGACATACTTGCCAATGTTTGACTTATACTTAGACTTTCagttaattttgtattacCTAGTTCGGCAATGAGGATACAATCATGCTGCTGAATAATGATTCATATTCAGATGTATATTTGGACCTTATAGCTAATGGATGTCactcataatttttcctaACAGGCATTAGAAGTTATCTTTGCCTTAGTTCTAATGAATTCTCCATGAACTTAATTAGCTTACAATGATAATACTGCTTATCATTGGTTGTGGATAGCTGATTAAGAATGT includes:
- the LOC105164311 gene encoding uncharacterized protein LOC105164311; the encoded protein is MGIIKSSFSFIVGTTFGVYVAQNYNVPNVRKLFNTGLLIAKHIEENYRKPKKRDDDD